Genomic segment of Populus nigra chromosome 6, ddPopNigr1.1, whole genome shotgun sequence:
ataaattatgctCAAAATTATGCGCAAAGAAGCTGATTCCCAACACAAACAATGCtttaaaggaaataattatataatgaatTATGTATCCCATAACAAACaatacaataatttattaatgaattttgtataaaaatattaacggACTCAAGTTTTCTACCGAAAccgtttcaattttttataactgtgtataatcatcatcatcaacacacaTAATATTTCACTGCCTAATATTTCTACCCAAATCAATTCTTGAACAATTATTGTGCAGCATCATCAACCGTTCACTAATGCCTTGTTTCAATTAATACCCAGCTTAACCACTAATAAGGAACCACTGTCTATTTCTCCCCAAACCAATTCCTACCGTGCAGCATCATCAACATCAACGGGTATTCCTTTTCACAGTCAAGATTTCTACCGAAATCAATTCTCCTTTCATCATCAATGCACACATCATTGTGCATCATCATCAACGCACACACATCACGCCCACAAAGCACAGGAAACGCACAAAACACAGGAAACGCATATCAGCAACTCAGCAACAGAGAAGGAAAATCACATTGGGTGGGTTGGGAGTCTACTGAAAGAGAAGCAATtgaagaaaaggagaggaagaTGAAAAGATGGAGGGGAATTGAaagcatctattttttattaaagaaaaggagaaacagagcatgggtttgctgtgtttttttcacagaaaccaaacaaattGTTATGTTTAGTTTCTgtgaaaaaaacacagcaaaccCGATTTCTGTGAAAATAGCATAGCATGGGGAAAATGGGTTTGGGTTTGTTGTGCATGGGTTGTTGTGTGTGGGTTTACAGTGTTTGGTTTATGGGAAAaatacaggggttttggttttcTATGTATGGGTTGCATGGCGAAGAGGTTGGGAAGGAAATGGGGTCGAAGGGCGCCTTCAGCTTAAAGAAAGAATGGTGATTCTTTGATGTGATAGCAACAGTGGTGATTCTTTATTGTGATAGCAACAATGGCGAAAGAATGGAGTTTGTCGTGTTTGTGTATGGGTTTGTGTATGGGTCTGTGTTTGATTTTTCCCAGGGGTTTGGGTTTGTTGTGGTTGAATGGGTTGCCTTCCCATGGGTTTCGGTTTACACAGAGCATGGGAGCATTGGTTGTAGTCAAATTAACAAGatcaacaaggaaaaaaacGCATCATAAGATTTATGCCATTATGATAACTacagattaaaaataaagaggatgaaaacataagataaataaagacatttgagaaaaaaaaattacctgaaaaaTGAGAGATGCTTGCAATTGATCTGCGTAAATTATttgggagagaaagagagtttaGGGATTTGTTTTTTGGGACAGGGGATACTTTTTGTcgataaagaaaaggaaagtgttttccttagaataaagaaaggaaaacactttccgggcctaaagctttattttttccattgaCTGGAATTGAGTTTCCTTTGATCGATTTTCCTTAGGCTTACCAAACATGGAAAAGTGGGGGAAATGGTTTCcaggaaaatgaattcctggaaaaaaaacaaggcataaattaaattgtgttttatattgtgggatttattaaaaaattgagtttgaaacacAGTTTTTGTGAAGTAGtatttatatacttttttaactaagtttttgtttttgtgtttcaaaagcacttttaaaaaaatttgaaaatttttatttttttctttgcttcaaattgatatatttttttgtgttttcagatcattttaatgcgctgatatcaaaaataattttttaaaaaatatatattattttaatgcattttcaagtaaaaaacattttgaaaagcaaccgcaaccacacttctaccaaacattttatacatattttttgctACACATAAACTCCAACCATAAGTTTTATCAAACACGTATTTAAATCCAACTAATCATAgttaaccatattttttttacacttattttttaaaaaaccacaaccacaaaaactatctaaaaaacaaacacaatgaAAAAAGCAATAGTATATAGAATCAAAACTGGGCTAATTTTGTTAGACCCGACATTCATGATAGGCTTGATGAGCATGCGTGCGTCCAAAGTATCAAGCAATAAATTGtatatttttggtttattaaaaaaaactaaaagcaatTAGTAAATCATTGTGATGTTCATTGaaacattttaattatatttatgctttttaaaaaaaactaacaaagcTTGAGGATGAAAATGTCTTTTCTAGAGAATTTATTGAgcattacaaaattaatttaggataaattggtttatatatatatatatatttttagcacaataaactaattttgttgtctttaaattcaaaaaaatgtATAACTTTCAccatgtggtttttttttttatctcttcaatATTTCTTGCACAACTAAATTATGCTAATAccattaaaagaacaaaaaaacattagacTTGCACAAaggggtatttttatttttcattttttaaaacaatgaagTGACATAAttgatcttaaaattttttaaaaaaaaactttaaccaaCGACattttattgttgtgtttttttgtttgtctaggagctatttaataattttaaatttttaaatattattttttaaaaaaagctaatacGTCAATGCTTGATGACTCTCAAGCCCTTTAGACGGCACGTGTGAGACTGTACGGTTACAGAACTCCACCGTATGTGACGGTGTTTGGAGCGGTGTGTATTCCTCTTCGTGTTGGTGGGGGCATGTGCACACAACAAAGATGCAGTTGTGTTCtcttatttgtatttatattaattttgactcttatttttttattgctatttattttgattttaatgttttttaaaattattcttttcaattccatccctagttttttttccaattcagtcctcattcttttgaatgcttatttttttgtgttttatccttttcttgattttttttaattttgtccctcattatttttttttatccaatcttaatcctcattcttttgattgctattttttttttatcattttcttgattgttttttattttttccataaacattttatttcatttaatgttttatctaattttgatccattattttgattgctatttttttatccttttcttattttaatttttcaatttagcatctcattagtttttcattaaaaacataacagatagcaatcaaaacattaaaCTTTAGTTCGTGATTTTTTGCTTGTCTACTTTTCTATAGAGTAATCTTGATCATATAACTcgaattcaatttaatttaagtatttttaggtcctttattaataattgaatttttttgttcaaattcatcattaaaCATTGGATTATTGGGTCTTtagctttgttttttcctttatttttttatgagattatctcaatctcatattcCGAGTGACAGTTTGGTCAAGTTAATCCAAGTtgactcaaattatttttctgtgttttttttatgaaaataaattttttattcaattttattatttgacattaaattattggCTCTTGAACCTTAcgattgttttttctataaaattatctcaagTACATATTAGTGaagttaatttgaattttttttagtgtttttttattaactttagttttttatgctagttttttttaaaaaaaattctatatcaTGAGTGGTGGGTTAATTAAGTTAATCCgggttgactcaatttttttcttcaacattactttaaaaaaaaatatttttttaattttatgatttgatattagattattacactttaatctttacaatttttttaaaatttcttttttacgtATCATTTTAATCTCATATCTCATCGAATTAACTTGATTCATCATCTCCTGAACATTAATTCGTTAGAAAAATTAGCCCGGCCCATAAGGCATCACGGCCCACCTATCTAGTCAATTCATTTGGGAATTGTGGTGGGGTTGATCCCTGCCTGCCTGTTATGATAagaaataatatcaaaacatgAAAGCGTGGAGATAACAACAACGTACGTGCTGCTTGCTATCCATAAAAAATTGGAGGAGGGCAGTCCACCTCTGGTTCTTGATCCCTCCGCGCCCACTGATGTCATGCCACGTTTTCGTGGATACTTCGTTTGAATCATTTTCTATCTTTACAGGccaacaatttatttattttttaattattattttaaccttTTTCCCTTTAGAAAATGAGTTTGGAGAATAATTAAAAGAGTTTACTCACTGTgtttattaacaaaattaatagtaaaaaggAAAATGTCAAACTCTCTCTGCTTTAGGTGAATTAATAgaatagtttagtttttttagttgaatgtAGGTGTTCGAGTTAACTTGCATGTACCttgactaattttataaatcttgaaattaataatcaagtgaattttcaataattatcatataaacaaccaaaacacttaaactaaattttttaattttaaacttttattactAACCACCACCTAAAATAGATGAATAGTTTGGTTTCGAAACTGAGGAAGGAGGAGTAGTGAAGAACTCCATTcgctttttgttattattataataaattggGGTATTAtcagatagagagagagatagagaggtAATAAGTaacagtaattaaaaaaatgtgaaataGTAGTAGTAAAAATCCGAGAGGTAAAAGAGAGGAGATAGAAATTAGgcatagatagatagatagataggtAGGGATTGAGGacgaaaaatatataaatcaaacaatATCCGACTGGACTGGATGTGTGGTAGTGCTCCAAAATTGAAATAGAATAGAAACAAGAGAAGGAACTAGATTGCCCATTTCTTAGACTAGACGGAGCGCGATGGGCACGAGTGGGGCGTTATCGTCGGGAGCCGCCGCAGCCTGTTCGGCTTTCCCTTGCACAGATATcaccaaattcaaattcaaattcaaatccaaTGCCTTATTTTCACCAACTCCAAGGCGTAACTGCTGCTGCTACTCAATTATTACTCCTACTTGCACTGCCACAGTAGCATCGACATCTTCATCTTCCTCTACAGCAGCAGCAAGTAGTACTTGtagcagaggaagaagaaaaacactagTTTCATGCTCGGTGGCTTTACGGTCCAACAATTCCGCAACCATGGTGACAGAAGATGAGGAAGAGGAAGCGAAGAAGAAGATTGGAGCGAAGGTTAGGGTGAAGGTTCCGGTGAAGGTTTACCACGTGCCTCGAGTGGCGGAGGAATTGGATCTGTGTGGATTGGAAGGTGAGGTGAAGCAGTACGTGAACCTGTGGAAGGGGAGGCGAGTTTCAGCTAATCTTCCTTACAAGATTCAGTTTGTCCATTCAGGAGGAGTCAAGTTCTTTGCTCATCTCAGAGAGGATGAGTTGGAATTCCTTGATTGAACTATCCTATCCTCATTTCCTTGCCTTCTTACATATCAATCATCATCCAATGCAGTCAGGCAGGAAAATACCTCTCTTTgctcttccttttattttcataataaaatatgtaTGTTGTTGTTATAATATGAATGGTGTGTGTATACATATGCTCTTCTTCAATCCAATCAGTTTTACTTGCTATCACTTCACAATcgtcatcttcatcatcattcctctttctttcaatttaacaaTCTTATTATCTGGAATTTCCTTTCTTTGCTTGTTAACTAATTGCTATTTTGAGGGGGCGTTTCTTCTTTAAAATTCGCAATTGCAGTGCTACATCTGATCTATTTTGCCTATATATACAGGCTTCTGTGATTGTAGTTAGGATCAATTTTAAGCTAGCGCTTGAAATGGTGGAGCTCTTATACTCTCAACTTATAGGGTGTGTTTGGCTGGAGGGCATTGAGGGAGGGGTGGATAAAGAGAGAGCGATGAGAAGTGAAGGATGGGGTGTTCCTTTTGTTTGGAAAGAAGGGCTAGGACCCAAGGAAGGTTTGGAAGGATCCCTCTATTCATTCCAAAGGATTGCCTTTTATCCTTCCCTCTATAGTTAGTCAAACAATTAGATGGATGGGTTAACATCCATCCTTTCATTTTACCCTATTCATCCTCCCCTGGCCAGTCCTTCCTGCACAGACCCATAGGGTTGCTCTTCCTGACAAAGCGCTCATTTTTGGAGATGCATTTCAATATGTTGGCAGATGTGCTAGGGTTTAATCCACTTCGTTTCTGACTTCTCTTTGGGCACTTGTTCCTAGTCTTGTTCCTCTAGTTAGTTTATCTTGAGGTTGCTCCTTATTGTATCTCGCCATCTAGTGGGATCTCAATGCTCAATGTTGGTTGGTTATCTTTGGAAAATGACAGCAGGGAATTGATAGAATATAGGAAATGGTGAAGGGTATTCCCAATTTTTTAGGACCACGGAGTAGAAAGGAAAGTCCAGGAAATCATGGAACACTGACTAGGATGTGTGTTTTTGCTTCATCTGGTATAATAAGGAGGCAGTCATATATTATACCCATGCAATAATACATATGCAATGCAGAGCATCTATTATTCAGTGCTCCTTGGACAATTAGAATTATGTTACATCAAACTTGCCATACGCTGTTCTGATTCTTCTATTGcatgaaatcaaatttgatgATTTGCTTTTTCTAGCTTGTgacaattttcaattaaaagctGTTTGCTATTGTACAGCTCTGACAGAATTAACGATCACTAGTATGGCTCTGATTGAACTGAAgatcaattaaatatttgtaCTGTGGTTTTTGGATCTTTCGTAGACCTCTGCCCTGCCATTTCTTTCATCTTCATGCtttgcatttttctttgaattgaaGATCCGCTAAAACATAGTTTTCTCAATGGAATGAGCTGTGGACTTATTTCAGCATTCTTATGGAGGCTGTTCATATGTTTTGGATTTGGTGTCGAAGCACTAGACATGTTTCAGAGGCCAGTTGCCTGTTTGTTACTGTTTACCAGTAATATTACTCCAACTTTTGTTGTAATGTGAAATTTCTTACATTTTACTGgcattttaacttttaagaCGAGGAACTTGTTGAGGGCATGCAATCCGTCCGCTATATTGTTTTGAAGGCTAATCTCGATTGGTTACTTTATATCGTGACTTGTAGCAGATGACCTTTATGCTCGGTCCCTGGGTCCCAGTTCATGGGTAGCTTTGATCCCGGTGAAAGACCATTTGTTTACGAGGTGGTGTTTGCGTTTGAAACAAAACGCAAGATCTAAATATTTGGTGAAGACAAAAACATCATTTACTGTTCATGGGCCTGTGTCACGCAGGATAAGCAGCTAAGATCTACTTTCACATACTTCCCGCTTGTTTCagtgaattcaatttttaatttggaaattaaataattgagCTCTCATTCTCTACGATCGTACCCGGATAAAGTAATTTATTATACTCTACTATCATAGAGATTCTTTTCTCTATATGCCAATGCCAAGTCATTATTagctttctttttataaatgatGATCATGAATTATGgttaaattattgttattttgttattttttaaaataaaaattaaattaaatttttatatattaatatcaaaaataaattttataaaataaaaaatattattttaatatattttaaacataacTATGAACCTAtccgacccagtaaaataaaataattttttttaattatgttttatttaaaaaattactgtttaacattattcaataacactaatgataaattagacggagatcgcaattccaattttattcctgataatattttacctaatattATTGCGtccttaaaaaatcaagaaaattgtaATCTTTGTCGAATGTATTTCATATGTGATGgaattatagatagtttaataaaacaatagaaaatattttatataaaatattatttatttcatgatgtaataacagtagttaaatctataatatttaaattaaaaaacatcaatattaatatatattttttaaaattatttttcaacctcaatttgaaaagtaattttaactaaacatattaaactatttttttattcaatattaatttcaacatatataaatactaaattaatcttaactaaaaatatttttcataaaataactattttcaAATCACAATCATGAAAGTTACTATACAATACCACATTAAGCAATGATGCTTCTTAtacctttgattttttatttttttttattaagaatagcCACACAGTTAGAAGAACGTAGAGACAACAGACCtgtaaaaatccaaataaaattcatgaatttattttaaaaaaaaaccagcatgAAACTCATATTGCATCCCTCGCACAGAAGATCTATGCATGGGAACCATATGAATCAAGCTCTAATTCTCTATACAGAATAGCTGTTTCCAAACTGGACCAGCTCTCAAAATGGATTGTCAAGCCCAAGGGCCCGAGCAAAATAGATCCACATGGGACGAAAGACGCGAAATCACAACAGAACCAAACCAAATCAATCAACCAatcagataataataataataataataataataatgatgacgacagaaaaaaaaactgtaaattttcaaaacctaaAAAGGAAGAAACCCTTGgtgaaactttaaaattaacaacacaaaaaaaatcaaacgacTTCAAGATGGAAATCTGAAGAAACAACCTGGCTTTTGATCTTTTATTCAAGCCTCTTTAGTTGAACCTGGTCGAAGGAGATGAAGATGCatagtgaaaaataattttttttttactcatagCACCTGGTTGAAGTAGAAGAGGAAGAGAGATTCAAGCCCTCTTGAGTCTCTACCAAACCCAAACCTAAGGGTCTGGTTGTCTCTGCATCTTCCTCTCCTTCTTCAACTCAGCCTCTCTCAATTATTTTGCTATAAAAGCTAATAAAGggttctgggtttttttttcttgactagATTGAAGCCCTTGGAGTAAAAGCTGTGCTTTTGGTCCTTCTCCAACTCAACCTCTCTTGGTTATTTTGCCACAAAAGCTAATCAAGGGTTCtaggttatttttgtttttcctgaCCAAATCCAGGCCCTCTGAGGTCTGGAGTTAAAGCCGTGTTTCTGGTGCAataagtcaaaagaaaaaagagaggaataaAATACGCGGTAGGAACGTAAAAAaggtaccaaaaaaaaagaaaaaaaataataaccttCCAAAACAATCAAGCTTTCCAGAGCAAGGGAAAAATCATAAGTACACTGTTCAAGTCCACGGTAAAATACCTCATAATACACAGTACATATCTGAcctcttttagatttttttttcttaataattctaattctaatttaatttaatttgcatGCATCGGTTACTGATCTTGCTGCGTGattctttgaagtttgaagCTTACGCTGTTTAATTGCTGGTTTTGTTCTGGCTGGCTTGGGTCCAACAGGCCTCTGAAGTTAGGCTTTCGTAACAGGGCATGTTGATCCAGCACCCATATGCGAGCATCTGGGCCCCTGGCAGGGCCTTTACTCGTGCAACTGGCTAGGCCAGCTGTAGATAAAGTCCAAAACAGCCGCGTACACAAAGGCCGAAACAGAACATGCTGTTcagttagaaaagaaaaaagagaacaaaagcgGTGGTAACGGAGGCGGCGAGCAGCCGCAACATATTCGTACACACTTAAAACCAGTTTGCTCTATTTCCTCTTTCGCTAGATATTCAAAAAAGAATGAATTGATACAGTGCCAAGGTTACAATCTGTTTCCTACATGTTGAGTGGGTAAATCCTTTTCCACATTGAAGATTGTCAGGACTGCAGCAACCGATGGCAGATGGAGATACACACCTATGTTAGCTTTCAAGTTTCAGTAGTAAATAAGATAGAATCAGCGGTACATGGAGGTCTGGGGCCAACCAAGGCAGAAAACTTGGAAGTATTAGCCGATGTATGGCAAGCAGTTTTAACTCCTACAAATGCACACTCTGCTCCTCCCATAAAGAAATCATAATCCAATCCATGTAGGCTAAAAACAACATTCACAGTCGCCCCTCAGAAGAAACGGTGTTTGGTCATGATACTTC
This window contains:
- the LOC133696375 gene encoding ferredoxin-thioredoxin reductase subunit A2, chloroplastic-like produces the protein MGTSGALSSGAAAACSAFPCTDITKFKFKFKSNALFSPTPRRNCCCYSIITPTCTATVASTSSSSSTAAASSTCSRGRRKTLVSCSVALRSNNSATMVTEDEEEEAKKKIGAKVRVKVPVKVYHVPRVAEELDLCGLEGEVKQYVNLWKGRRVSANLPYKIQFVHSGGVKFFAHLREDELEFLD